A portion of the Saccharomyces paradoxus chromosome XV, complete sequence genome contains these proteins:
- the YTM1 gene encoding Ytm1p (Constituent of 66S pre-ribosomal particles~similar to YOR272W) — MTEDKSQVKIRFFTREKDESLHVQDTPMYAPISLKRYGLSEIVNHLLGSDKPVPFDFLIDGELLRTSLHDYLTRKGLSSEASLNVEYTRAVLPPSYLNSFSNEDWVSSLDVGDGSKHIVSGSYDGIVRTWNLSGNVQKQYSGHSGPIRAVKYISNTRLVSAGNDRTLRLWKTKNDDLKLTSQQQVQEDDDEANIEDGKTLAILEGHKAPVVSIDVSDNSRILSASYDNSIGFWSTIYKEMTVVDPLEDINNPNNKISTAARKRRKLTMKDGTIRRRAPLSLLESHTAPVEQVIFDSTDNTVGYSVSQDHTIKTWDLVTARCIDTRTTSYSLLSIAQLSTLNLLACGSSARHITLHDPRVGASSKVTQQQLIGHKNFVSSLDTCPENEYILCSGSHDGTVKVWDVRSTSPMYTITREDSSVQKGVNDKVFAVKWAEKVGIISAGQDKKIQINKGDNIFKN; from the coding sequence ATGACAGAAGATAAGTCGCAGGTTAAGATCAGATTTTTCACACGTGAGAAAGATGAATCACTACATGTTCAAGATACTCCAATGTACGCACCGATCTCGTTGAAGAGATATGGGTTGTCCGAAATTGTTAATCATTTGTTGGGCTCAGATAAACCCGTTCCTTTTGATTTCTTGATTGATGGTGAGTTGTTACGTACTTCGTTGCACGACTATTTGACCAGAAAAGGTTTATCGAGCGAAGCCTCGTTGAATGTAGAATATACCAGGGCAGTTCTTCCACCATCCTACCTGAATAGCTTCAGTAATGAGGATTGGGTTAGCTCCTTGGATGTCGGTGACGGTTCTAAACATATCGTTAGTGGTTCTTACGATGGTATAGTTCGTACTTGGAATTTATCAGGTAACGTGCAAAAGCAATATAGTGGTCATTCCGGCCCTATTCGTGCAGTTAAATACATTTCGAATACAAGGTTAGTTTCCGCTGGTAATGATCGTACTTTGAGATTGtggaaaaccaaaaatgatgatttgaaattaaCCTCGCAACAACAGGTACAAGaggacgatgatgaagcAAACATAGAGGACGGTAAGACACTGGCTATCTTGGAAGGCCATAAGGCACCAGTAGTCTCTATTGATGTTTCAGACAACTCAAGAATATTATCTGCGTCATACGACAATTCCATTGGGTTCTGGTCTACTATTTATAAGGAAATGACTGTTGTTGATCCCTTAGAAGATATAAATAAtccaaataataaaatatccACTGCTGCtaggaaaagaagaaaattgacTATGAAAGACGGTACCATTAGGAGACGTGCTCCCCTGTCTCTGTTAGAATCCCATACAGCTCCCGTAGAGCAAGTGATTTTTGATTCTACAGATAATACCGTTGGTTATTCAGTATCGCAAGATCATACCATCAAGACATGGGATTTGGTCACCGCAAGATGCATAGACACAAGAACAACATCGTACTCGTTGCTCTCCATTGCACAATTGTCTACTTTGAACTTGTTGGCATGCGGGTCCAGCGCCAGGCACATCACATTGCATGACCCACGTGTAGGAGCGTCTTCTAAAGTTACACAGCAACAGCTAATTGGCCATAAGAACTTCGTTTCTTCTCTGGACACTTGTCCCGAGAATGAGTATATTTTGTGCTCAGGTTCTCACGATGGTACCGTGAAGGTATGGGACGTCAGATCCACTTCTCCAATGTACACCATAACAAGAGAAGACAGTTCGGTCCAAAAGGGTGTCAATGATAAAGTTTTTGCTGTCAAATGGGCTGAAAAAGTGGGTATCATCAGCGCTGGTCAAGACAAAAAgattcaaataaataaaggagacaacattttcaaaaactaA
- the TPO4 gene encoding Tpo4p (Polyamine transporter of the major facilitator superfamily~similar to YOR273C), whose product MSSPVTKTESDSVPQTNIHQVPKALDKNITNSGNLDLSSSSTGSIMEDEKRSNSNADSNDTTNGEPVDPRDLDWDGPDDPDNPHNWSSWKKWYATMTSAFLCLVVTMGSSLYVSSVPELVERYHVNQTLALAGLTFYLLGLSTVIGAPLSEVFGRKPIYLFSLPVSMLFTMGVGLSNGHMRIILPLRFLSGVFASPALSVGSGTILDIFDVDQVSVAMTYFVLSPFLGPVLSPIMAGFATQAKGWRWSEWIQLIAGGMILPFIALMPETHKGIILRKRAKKRNITLKKFSREDQKEFLKTTVTVTILRPLKMLVVEPIVFVFSIYVAFIFAILFGFFEAYAVIYRGVYHMSAGVSGLPFIGIGVGLWIAAFFYLYIDRKYLFPKPPADTPPLAENERTSKRTTPYRGARDPNTGELLPIVPEKFLIACKFGSVALPIGLFWQAWTARPDVHWMAPVAAGVPFGFGLILIFFSVLMYFSTCYPPLTVASCLAANNLLRYVMSSVFPLFTIQMYTKMKIKWASTLFALVCVVMIPIPWVFEKWGSELRHKSQFGYAAMEKEAETEGDIDEVNTVNGELNLTRMATLRTMETDPSTREKAGERLSLRRTHTQPLPASFDREVGQHQQNHNEPVSNSLYSAVKDNEDGYSYTEMATDASARMV is encoded by the coding sequence ATGTCTTCTCCTGTGACAAAAACCGAGTCTGACTCAGTACCTCAGACAAACATACACCAGGTTCCAAAAGCCTTGGACAAAAATATAACTAACAGCGGCAACTTAGAtttgtcatcttcttcgacAGGATCAATAATGGAGGACGAAAAAAGGTCAAACTCGAATGCAGATTCGAATGACACTACAAATGGCGAACCAGTTGACCCAAGAGATCTCGATTGGGATGGGCCCGATGACCCAGATAACCCACACAATTGGTCCTCTTGGAAGAAATGGTATGCCACTATGACTTCCGCGTTCCTTTGTTTGGTTGTCACAATGGGTAGCTCTCTTTATGTTTCATCTGTACCAGAATTGGTAGAAAGATATCACGTCAACCAGACTTTGGCCCTTGCCGGATTAACCTTCTATCTTCTGGGGTTATCGACTGTCATCGGCGCTCCATTAAGTGAAGTGTTTGGTCGTAAGCCCAtctatttattttccttgCCAGTGTCAATGCTTTTCACTATGGGTGTTGGGTTGTCCAACGGTCACATGAGGATTATCCTACCCTTAAGATTTTTATCAGGTGTCTTTGCATCCCCTGCCTTATCTGTTGGATCAGGTACAATCCTGGATATTTTTGACGTAGATCAGGTCTCCGTTGCAATGACATATTTTGTTCTATCTCCATTTCTAGGGCCAGTTTTATCTCCTATTATGGCAGGGTTTGCTACTCAAGCCAAAGGCTGGCGCTGGTCCGAGTGGATCCAATTGATTGCGGGAGGGATGATATTACCATTTATTGCCCTCATGCCAGAGACCCATAAAGGTATCATTTTAAGAAAGCGTGCcaagaagagaaatatTACTTTAAAAAAGTTCAGCAGGGAGGATcagaaagaatttttgaaaaccaCTGTCACTGTTACAATCTTAAGACCTTTGAAAATGCTCGTGGTTGAGCCtattgtatttgttttcagTATTTATGTCGCTTTCATTTTTGCCATTttatttggatttttcGAAGCATACGCTGTTATTTATCGTGGTGTTTACCACATGAGTGCGGGTGTATCTGGGCTACCATTTATCGGTATCGGTGTCGGGTTATGGATAGCTGCTTTCTTTTACCTTTACATTGACAGAAAATATCTTTTCCCCAAACCACCAGCTGACACTCCACCACTTGCCGAAAATGAGAGAACTTCTAAAAGGACTACTCCTTACAGAGGTGCAAGAGATCCTAATACCGGTGAATTGTTACCAATTGTTCCAGAGAAGTTTTTAATTGCCTGTAAATTTGGTTCCGTAGCATTGCCTATCGGTCTATTTTGGCAAGCCTGGACTGCTAGACCAGACGTACACTGGATGGCTCCTGTAGCTGCTGGTGTGCCATTTGGTTTTGGTttaattttgatttttttcagtgtTTTGATGTATTTCTCTACATGTTATCCGCCATTAACTGTAGCATCTTGTTTGGCTGCCAACAATTTATTAAGATACGTCATGAGTAGCGTTTTCCCATTATTTACCATCCAAATGTACACAAAGATGAAAATCAAGTGGGCAAGCACTTTATTTGCCTTAGTTTGTGTTGTAATGATTCCGATTCCATGGGTTTTCGAAAAATGGGGGAGCGAATTAAGACACAAGTCACAATTTGGCTATGCTGCCATGGAAAAGGAGGCTGAGACAGAAGGTGATATAGATGAGGTAAATACCGTCAACGGCGAATTAAATCTAACAAGAATGGCTACGCTAAGGACTATGGAAACGGACCCTTCGACTAGAGAAAAAGCAGGTGAAAGGCTATCTCTGCGCAGGACCCATACGCAGCCTCTTCCTGCCTCGTTTGATCGCGAAGTTGGGCAACATCAGCAAAATCATAATGAGCCCGTTTCCAATAGTTTATACTCAGCTGTCAAGGATAATGAAGACGGTTATTCATATACAGAAATGGCTACCGATGCTTCCGCTAGAATGGTTTGA
- the MOD5 gene encoding tRNA dimethylallyltransferase (Delta 2-isopentenyl pyrophosphate:tRNA isopentenyl transferase~similar to YOR274W) translates to MLKGSLKGCLSMSKKVIVIAGTTGVGKSQLSIQLAQKFNGEIINSDSMQVYKDIPIITNKHPLQEREGIPHHVMNHVDWSEEYYSHRFETECIKAIEDIHQRGKIPIVVGGTHYYLQTLFNKRVDTKSSELKLTKEQLDILQSSDPDVVYNTLVECDPDIATKYHPNDYRRVQRMLEIYYKTGKKPSETFNEQQITLKFDTLFLWLYSKPEPLFQRLDHRVDVMLERGALQEIEQLYEYYSQNKFTPEQCENGVWQVIGFKEFLPWLSRKTDDNTIKLEECIERMKTRTRQYAKRQVKWIKKMLIPDIKGDIYLLDATDLSQWDITASQRAIAISNDFIKNRPIEQERAPEALRELLSEGETKMKKLDDWTHFTCNVCRNTDGKNVVAIGEKYWNIHLGSRRHKANLKRSARQTDFEKWKISKKETVE, encoded by the coding sequence ATGCTAAAGGGGTCGCTTAAAGGTTGCTTAAGTATGTCTAAAAAAGTTATAGTCATTGCTGGTACGACAGGAGTAGGGAAGTCTCAGTTGTCTATACAATTAgctcaaaaattcaatggCGAAATCATTAATTCAGATTCTATGCAGGTATACAAAGATATTCCTATTATAACAAATAAACACCCGCTTCAAGAAAGGGAAGGCATTCCTCATCATGTAATGAACCACGTTGATTGGTCAGAAGAATACTACTCCCATCGTTTTGAAACAGAATGTATAAAAGCTATAGAAGATATTCATCAGAGGGGAAAGATACCCATTGTTGTAGGGGGTACACATTATTATTTGCAGACACTTTTCAATAAGCGAGTAGATACGAAATCGTCAGAACTTAAGCTCACAAAGGAGCAGCTTGATATTTTGCAATCGTCTGACCCCGATGTCGTTTATAACACCCTTGTGGAGTGTGATCCAGACATAGCTACGAAATACCATCCTAATGATTACAGAAGAGTACAACGAATGTTAGAAATCTACTACAAGACGGGCAAAAAGCCAAGCGAGACATTTAATGAACAACAAATTACCTTGAAATTTGATACTCTATTTTTATGGTTATACAGTAAGCCGGAACCACTTTTCCAAAGGTTGGACCATCGTGTAGACGTCATGTTGGAGAGGGGCGCCTTACAAGAAATTGAGCAATTATATGAATATTACAGCCAGAATAAATTTACGCCGGAGCAATGCGAAAATGGTGTCTGGCAAGTTATCGGCTTCAAAGAATTCTTACCATGGTTAAGCAGGAAAACCGATGATAACACGATCAAGTTGGAGGAATGCAtagaaagaatgaaaacGAGAACGCGTCAGTACGCAAAAAGGCAGGTGAAATGGATCAAGAAAATGCTGATACCCGATATTAAAGGTGACATATACTTACTGGATGCCACTGATCTCTCCCAATGGGATATTACTGCTTCTCAAAGAGCGATAGCTATTTCTAATGATTTTATTAAGAACCGACCTATTGAGCAAGAAAGAGCACCTGAAGCCCTGCGGGAATTGTTGTCTGAAGGCGAAACtaagatgaagaaattggacGATTGGACTCATTTTACTTGTAATGTCTGTCGTAACACAGATGGTAAGAATGTTGTAGCTATTGGCGAAAAGTACTGGAATATCCATTTGGGTAGCAGAAGGCATAAAGCCAACTTGAAAAGAAGCGCTCGTCAAactgattttgaaaaatggaaaataagcaaaaaggaaacagTTGAATAA
- the RIM20 gene encoding Rim20p (Protein involved in proteolytic activation of Rim101p~similar to YOR275C) has protein sequence MSELLAIPLKRTLEVDFATELSKLIDTTSFQTASFFQSDILQVVAARNNAITPDISIGGLCELKEYYAILLQLEKKFPNNQIEFRWFQTLSQKSRGCSQYSLQWEKLTIIYNIGCMYSLLALNSNNDAAESLKTSCLYFQNAAGCFEYVLEQQVALGTTPVVDDATLNALTSLMLAQAQECFWFKAVQDKLKDSLIAKLSQQIVDFYSGAISNAQRGKLIRNDWINHLKAKKAYFSAVTYYRIALSFNEKKQFGNAVKALQMAMQFVNESKLSSQAKFKTVIESSLKEAQRDNDFIYLQQVPSELPATKPALMVKPSCTATLLPSIEKELFKDLIPIEVMDYCTAYNERQDEYIEQRVTKPLISLNKLLKESMSTIQIPQGLTTVSEAELSHYQASLNNLCINNKNVKTELDKIEQILNEEAFTDNQLRLKHGTLHWTLPESSTINTTYYEKLKKVRGYIDQGIAIDKQTYEIFQSIDKNLIGSEIRLPESSDPLTNKVKMIIQERNEYIDKTRRKSSEYRILPKIITSYKKNGTIDFEAIFVDHLKKFDEDLRYVNSTKQENNKLIEEVNLKEKHNSARSGIEQKKMVRIDPRELYIEDLRYSFKLLDEVKENLSAGTTFYENLITSTSNLYNEVQEYDAARRMEKTKLDERLTFEGQ, from the coding sequence ATGAGTGAACTGCTTGCCATCCCGCTTAAACGGACTTTAGAAGTGGACTTTGCCACGGAGTTGTCGAAACTAATTGATACTACCTCGTTCCAAACCGCATCCTTTTTCCAATCAGACATACTCCAAGTTGTCGCTGCAAGAAACAACGCGATTACACCGGATATCTCGATCGGTGGTCTTTGTGAACTGAAGGAATACTATGCGATATTATTGCAATTGGAGAAAAAGTTTCCTAACAATCAAATTGAATTTAGATGGTTTCAAACGCTGTCACAAAAATCTCGTGGATGTAGTCAGTATTCATTACAGTGGGAAAAATTAACCATTATTTATAATATTGGGTGCATGTATTCACTGTTGGCTTTGAATAGCAACAACGATGCAGCTGAATCTTTGAAGACATCGTGTCTTTACTTCCAGAATGCTGCCGGATGCTTCGAGTACGTACTAGAGCAGCAGGTGGCTCTTGGAACAACCCCAGTGGTAGACGATGCTACTTTGAACGCCTTAACTTCTCTAATGCTAGCACAAGCGCAAGAATGCTTCTGGTTTAAAGCCGTACAAGATAAACTCAAGGATTCCTTAATCGCGAAGTTGTCACAACAGATCGTGGACTTTTATAGTGGGGCTATTAGTAACGCTCAAAGGGGTAAGCTTATTAGAAATGATTGGATCAATCACTTGAAGGCTAAAAAGGCTTATTTTAGTGCGGTGACTTATTACAGAATAGCCTTAtctttcaatgaaaaaaaacagttTGGAAATGCGGTAAAAGCTTTGCAAATGGCGATGCAATTTGTCAATGAATCAAAGCTGTCTTCGCAAGCTAAGTTCAAAACCGTTATCGAATCTTCTCTGAAAGAAGCCCAAAGAGACAATGATTTTATCTACTTGCAACAAGTTCCTTCGGAGTTACCAGCGACTAAACCAGCTCTCATGGTTAAGCCATCCTGTACAGCAACATTATTGCCttctattgaaaaggaattgTTCAAAGACCTGATTCCTATAGAGGTGATGGATTATTGCACAGCGTACAATGAAAGACAAGATGAATACATTGAACAACGTGTCACGAAACCCCTTATTTCCTTAAATAAACTATTAAAAGAATCCATGTCTACTATTCAAATACCACAGGGACTTACAACAGTAAGTGAAGCAGAATTAAGTCACTACCAGGCGTCGTTGAACAATCTTTgtattaataataaaaacgTGAAGACTGAACTCGATAAAATTGAGcaaattttaaatgaagaagCATTTACTGATAATCAGCTCCGGCTAAAGCATGGAACCTTGCATTGGACTTTACCCGAATCTTCAACTATCAACACAACATATTAcgaaaaattaaagaaagtAAGAGGATACATTGATCAAGGTATCGCGATTGATAAACAAACATAcgaaatatttcaaagcatcgataaaaatttgatagGATCAGAGATCAGGTTACCGGAATCCAGCGATCCTCTCACGAATAAGGTTAAGATGATCATACAGGAGAGGAATGAATATATTGATAAGACTAGGCGCAAATCCTCAGAATATAGAATACTTCCCAAGATCATTACAtcatacaaaaaaaatggaacaaTCGACTTTGAAGCCATTTTCGTAGatcatttaaaaaaatttgatgagGATTTAAGATACGTTAATAGTACGaagcaagaaaataataaacttATCGAGGAAGTAAACCTGAAGGAGAAGCATAACTCCGCCAGGAGCGGCATTgagcaaaagaaaatggtaaGAATAGATCCCAGAGAGTTATATATTGAAGATCTGAGATATTCCTTCAAACTGCTTGATGAGGTCAAGGAAAATTTAAGCGCTGGCACAACATTTTACGAAAATTTAATTACTTCTACAAGCAATTTGTACAATGAGGTACAGGAATACGATGCGGCAAGAAGAATGGAAAAGACCAAGCTTGATGAACGTTTGACATTTGAAGGTCAGTAA
- the CAF20 gene encoding Caf20p (Phosphoprotein of the mRNA cap-binding complex~similar to YOR276W), which translates to MIKYTIDELFQLKPSVTLEVNFDAVEFRAIIEKVKQLQHLKEEEFNTHHVGHFGRRRSSHHHGRPKIKHNKPKVTTDSDGWCTFEAKKKGSGEEDEEETETTPISTAPVATIAQETLKVKPNNKNISSNRPADTRDIVADKPILGFNAFAALESEDEDDEA; encoded by the coding sequence ATGATCAAGTATACTATCGACGAGCTTTTTCAACTGAAGCCAAGTGTTACCTTGGAAGTTAATTTCGATGCGGTGGAATTCAGAGCcatcattgaaaaagttaagCAATTGCAACACTTGAAAGAGGAAGAGTTTAACACTCACCACGTTGGTCATTTCGGTCGTAGAAGATCTTCCCATCATCATGGTAGACCAAAGATTAAGCACAACAAGCCTAAGGTTACAACTGATTCCGATGGTTGGTGCACATTTGAAGCCAAGAAGAAGGGTAGtggagaagaagatgaagaagaaacagaaacCACTCCAATCTCTACTGCACCAGTTGCTACTATTGCCcaagaaactttaaaaGTCAAGccaaacaacaaaaacatTTCTTCCAATAGACCTGCTGATACCAGAGATATCGTTGCGGATAAACCAATTCTTGGTTTCAACGCATTTGCTGCTTTGGAAAGtgaagacgaagacgaCGAAGCATAA
- the HEM4 gene encoding uroporphyrinogen-III synthase HEM4 (Uroporphyrinogen III synthase~similar to YOR278W) translates to MPSRKKVRVILLKNKTVPIDKYESQCRSKTFEPIFVPLIKHTHVIQDFKNVLDTIPGYLNTIEYIIITSQRTVESLNEAIIPTLTSEQKSALFSKTVYTVGPATANFIRRSGFINVKGGEDAGNGSVLADIIIDDLGTDVKARPPSELLFLVGEIRRDIIPKKLNSKGIKVREVVTYKTEELSDGFNRFVQALKPRNEGEISLNWVVVFSPQGTREITQYLSDNGRVQGSHLRVASIGPTTKKYLDDNDIISDVVSPKPDPESLLDAIELYQRYK, encoded by the coding sequence ATGCCTAGCCGTAAGAAAGTCAGAGTAATATTGCTCAAGAATAAAACTGTTCCTATTGATAAATACGAATCGCAGTGTAGGAGTAAGACGTTTGAACCAATATTTGTACCACTCATCAAACACACACATGTCATCCAAgattttaaaaatgttttaGATACCATCCCAGGCTATCTGAACACTATCGAGTACATTATAATTACATCTCAAAGAACTGTAGAGTCACTGAATGAAGCGATCATTCCTACGTTAACAAGCGAACAGAAAAGTGCCTTATTCAGTAAGACAGTTTATACGGTAGGCCCCGCCACTGCTAACTTCATCAGAAGATCAGGTTTCATCAATGTTAAAGGTGGAGAAGATGCTGGTAACGGTTCTGTCCTTGCagatattattattgatgacTTAGGAACAGATGTCAAGGCACGACCACCGAGTGAACTATTATTTCTCGTGGGCGAAATCAGGAGGGATATCATCCCAAAGAAACTAAATAGCAAGGGTATAAAAGTAAGAGAGGTAGTTACTTACAAAACCGAAGAATTAAGCGATGGTTTCAACAGATTTGTACAGGCTTTGAAACCACGCAATGAAGGTGAAATATCCTTGAATTGGGTGGTAGTTTTCAGCCCGCAAGGAACTAGGGAAATCACTCAGTACTTGAGTGACAACGGCCGTGTACAAGGATCCCATCTACGGGTAGCGTCCATCGGGCCCACtactaaaaaatatctagatgataatgatataaTCTCTGATGTTGTCAGCCCTAAACCTGACCCCGAGTCACTATTAGATGCTATTGAACTATACCAGCGctataaataa
- the RFM1 gene encoding Rfm1p (Component of the Sum1p-Rfm1p-Hst1p complex~similar to YOR279C), which produces MSTNTEIIKSSDLQSLIDDERRLVNEIKEFNKSIKPLEFESYQDYFLIKTFKKGISASGHVDIDSLRNKEYGIYYKKIKRNSTQDVGEPIPRNSSSSSSSTRSNSSIDISDTEYSGENTPATAGTSSRRRRTRSRAIQRENSLPASLPSISEDKVDNDDGTISELNGSELPFPIPISEVENIDIASDITERDGIRRRSSRISERDKRRSQYRLGSEEDEEGGGHDMDEGETKIQDLYESLVPKILEPRRRSDWILPPKARYTPEKQMRTKPSFKSIKINELVGSKRIRSILSRFEGGVAGIRKRDWDSTQ; this is translated from the coding sequence ATGAGTACGAATacagaaataataaaaagtaGTGATTTGCAAAGTTTAATCGACGATGAGAGGAGGTTGGttaatgaaataaaagaatttaaCAAATCAATCAAACCTTTGGAGTTTGAATCATATCAGGATTATTTTCTGATAAAAACGttcaaaaaaggaatttctGCCAGTGGCCATGTGGACATTGACAGTTtaagaaataaagaatatggaatttattacaagaaaattaaGAGGAACTCTACACAAGACGTTGGTGAGCCTATCCCGCGGAAttcgtcatcttcctcctcttctaCTAGATCAAATTCGTCAATTGACATTAGCGATACAGAATATTCAGGTGAGAACACTCCTGCAACTGCTGGTACCAGCAGTCGAAGAAGACGTACCAGATCTCGAGCTATTCAGAGAGAAAACAGTTTACCGGCATCATTACCCTCAATTAGTGAGGACAAAGTAGACAATGACGATGGTACCATTTCAGAGCTAAATGGCAGTGAATTGCCATTTCCAATTCCAATATCAGAGgtggaaaatattgatattgCTTCAGATATAACTGAAAGGGATGGTATCAGAAGAAGATCGTCAAGAATATCAGAAAGAGACAAAAGACGTTCGCAGTATAGACTGGGgtcagaagaagatgaagaaggcgGTGGACATGACATGGATGAAGGGGAGACCAAAATCCAAGACCTATATGAAAGCTTGGTGCCCAAAATTTTAGAGCCACGCAGGAGATCTGATTGGATTTTACCTCCTAAAGCAAGGTATACACCTGAGAAGCAAATGAGAACCAAACCGTCATTTAAGAGCATAAAGATTAATGAACTTGTCGGGAGTAAAAGAATACGAAGCATATTATCTCGATTTGAAGGTGGAGTGGCGGGTATACGTAAAAGAGATTGGGACTCTACCCAATAG
- the FSH3 gene encoding putative serine hydrolase (serine hydrolase~similar to YOR280C), with protein MSEKKKVLMLHGFVQSDKIFSAKTGGLRKNLMKLGYDLYYPCAPHSIDKKALFQSEAEKGRDAAKEFNTSATSNEVYGWFFRNPDSFTSFEIDQKVFHYLHNYVLENGPFDGVIGFSQGAGLGGYLVTDFNRILNLTDEQQPALKFFISFSGFKLEDKAYQEEYHRIIQVPSLHVRGELDAVVAESRMMALYDAWPDNKRALLVHPGAHFVPNSKPFVSQVCNWIQGTSNNEAQEQEDQSEAEQTQFDKPQLEDDLLDMIDSLGKL; from the coding sequence AtgagtgaaaaaaagaaagttttaaTGCTACATGGTTTTGTCCAATCTGATAAGATATTTTCTGCTAAAACAGGAGGATTACGAAAGAACTTGATGAAGTTAGGCTACGATTTATACTACCCTTGCGCTCCACATTCAATTGATAAGAAGGCACTATTTCAATCAGAGGCTGAAAAAGGCAGAGATGCAGCAAAGGAATTCAACACCTCAGCGACCAGTAATGAAGTATATGGGTGGTTCTTTAGAAATCCTGATTCTTTCACTTCCTTTGAAATAGATCAAAAAGTGTTCCACTATTTGCATAACTATGTGCTAGAAAATGGACCATTTGATGGCGTCATCGGCTTCAGCCAAGGTGCGGGTCTCGGTGGCTACTTAGTCACCGACTTCAATAGAATATTGAATCTTACTGACGAACAACAACCCgctttaaaatttttcatttcttttagtGGATTTAAATTAGAAGATAAAGCCTACCAGGAAGAATATCATAGAATCATTCAGGTTCCCTCCTTACATGTAAGAGGGGAGTTGGATGCGGTTGTGGCAGAATCTAGAATGATGGCATTATACGATGCATGGCCCGATAACAAAAGGGCATTGTTGGTTCACCCTGGAGCCCATTTTGTCCCAAACTCGAAACCATTTGTATCTCAAGTTTGCAATTGGATTCAAGGAACATCTAACAATGAGGctcaagaacaagaagaccAATCCGAAGCAGAACAGACACAATTTGACAAGCCCCAATTGGAAGATGATTTGTTGGATATGATCGATTCCTTGGGCAAGTTATAA